The genome window ATCTCCCAGCCGACAAGTTGTAACCAAGGCCAAAACTTTAGCATCAGATGTGCTGCTGTCCCAGCACCCTGAAAGAACCAGGGAGACGAGATAGTCATTAGGCATACACTATTTACCGAGAGTGTGAAGAGCAGAGTATCAAAATAAGAGTGTGTATGGTTTTTGCCTAAAATAAATCACTTATTGAGCTTATGGGGAACGTGATGTGCTCATAGAAAGTCTGGTCAGAAATGGTGAATCATAGAAAGTCTGGTTAGAAAACATCCCTTCATCAATCCCCCCCATAAGCATGCTATGATTTTTGCCTAATGCCTAGTACTTTGCAGGAAAAATAGAAAGTATGGCTAACAGGAAAAATAGGTTGCCATTGTCGTCATGCAACAAGTGATTTACcaaacctagaagtgcaacagGACCGCGAGGGACAATAGCTGGCAGGCTCACGAACTCATCCTGAATAATAGCAAAGGTGACAAGCATTAGCATTCAAAAGCCATTCAGGAAAGATACGCAAGCCAAAGAGTAGGAAAGGAAACACAAAGTGCCTTTACTGATGTGATGAAGTCCTTACATGCATGGTTCATGCTAATACTACTAGTGTATTGGCACCTAAATTCTGAATCTCTGATCAAGTGCTCATGTTGAGAGACCGTAAGGTATAAACATCATCAAACATCAAATCCAAATGCCAATAGCACTCGATAATATGCTCTTATCTAGTCATCTAAACAATGGCATAGCACTgtgctattttttaatttatattttttgcaGTAGATGGTATAGCAGTGTGCTAGTGACGACACTAATAATCTAAGTCCCGAGTCGTTACAGGTGTATTAGTTTAGCCAAGTGTACATACCCAATACGAGTTGGTCCAAACACTGGTTTTCGGGAGAATGCTGTGGACATTCCCTGCACGACACAACCAAAAACCGAGCTCCAACTGATCAGCAGGCCATTCCAAGTTTAATTTACAGCTGATGAACCAAGTAGCAACAGGCAATTAACCCATGCGTACGGCTTTGGTCGAGGACGAGGTAGCGCGCGGCGGGCGAGTCGATGACCATGATGACCTCGTTGAAGTCGCTGCGGTTGACCGCGAGGAGTGTGaactcctcctcctgccgctgcTCCTGCGGCGCTTGCTCCTCGGCGGCTGGGGGAGCGGGAGGGGCCGATACCTCGCTGCCGCCTCCGTCCGGCGCGCAGGCGCAGTAGAGCCGCGCGGTGCGTGGTAGGCGGCGCGGGAGGGGCGCGAGGCGGCGATGGGGTTGGTGCTTGGCGTGGAGGCGGCGGGCGCGGTGTTGGAGGAGGTGGCCGCGGAGCGGGGAGGAGGTTAGCGGCGTGACGGTGGCCATTGCTGGCAGATAGACTGCGCGCTGCGGAGATAGAGAAATGGAGGAGGTTAAGGAATGGGATATAAGACTACCGAAAATTGCATCTATACCATCACTTTAAAGCCCATTTTCATCCATACCACCACCCCGTGTCACTAACATATGGGCCCGGGTCCGTTTGTCATAGACACGGGTGATGGTATGGATGAAAATGGGCTTCAAAGTGATGGTATAGATGCAATTTGCCCATAAAACTATCCCAACCCATTACCGTCCGCGCCCAGAATTCTTTCAcgaaagaatttttattttttaaacgttttaataaaaaaaattataatttctgTCACGAAAGAATTTTTAAAATCATTTTCTTCtggacaggattctctctcctttattTTCACAaatcctttcaaaaaaaaagctattaaaaattagagaaaataaaatgaataagaatagaaaaaagaatcagaaaaaaaatgaaataaagagAGTATGATTGGATGTTCTAAGAACCTCATTTCACACCGTTCAAAACCCACCGGCGGGGAGGGTTTGGACAGGATGCAGCTGAAAATACATGTGAAATTACGATTTTGCCTTCAGAAAAGTATCTTGATATATCGTGCTCTCCATTGCAGCCATCATCAGTTCAAAGAGATGAAACTAGTTGTCGCTCCCACTCTCTCACTCAGATCACATGCAACCTCTCCCAGCCCTCCTGCTCCATCACTCATATTCCATGCATGCTGCAGCAAGTTGACCAAACTTCGTCACCGCAGCCGTCAGCCGATCCGAGCAGGTCTcaatttctcttttcttctcgcTGCAAGTTGTTCGCATGCTAATTTGTGCTGACTTATTTGTTCACAACTCACCACTGATTGATGCATGCTTTTGTCTAAATCATTTATGTTTCTCCCCGAACTAAAATTGTTCATTGCTTCTTGCACAAATCTGAAGCTTTTGTGTACAGGATTTGGGAGGAAATAGGTCGtttgtttcctttcttttaAATTATACCGTATAATTAACAAGTTCTCCACCTGGCATACTTAATATGGCCTTCCATGATTACCTTTTAACTTGATATACATGCATTCTTTTGGTCCATGCATCAATGCACAATAGATAGATTATGTCACTTGTGTGTTTACATGCTTGACATCGACTGACACTAGACAGTAGATGGAATATACAAACTGCATTTTCAAGGGAAGATGAACCATCTTTATGTACATGTAGACATGACACTACTTAGATTTAGGAATTTACCTCAATTGATGTAGCTACTATTTTGTATTACTAACACTCCCTCGTATTCAAATGAGGCAATGGCTCCCGGGTGTGTTAATATCTTGATGTACCATGAGGGTTCTTTTTCAAAGTGCTGACAATCGAATTGGCATGTTGTGAAGAATTTCGGTTCTGAAAGTTTTCTGGTTGACTATGAACAGTAACCACAACTAGATAAACAGTAATCTCCGACCAATAAACAGTGATTTCAGGCTAGTGAACACGATCAATGGTCATGATCAATGACCAGGCGACCAGTGATCATGGTTTGTTCTTGCAGTTGGTCTCTGGATAGATGGAAGAGTTGATCGAATCTAAAGAAGATCAAACTATATTAAAGCGTATTTGGGTAGATATATGGGTGTTTTACatgttcaaataggaaatatatgtttgttatagaaagtttggagatcaggtaGACATAGCCGAATTATATCTGTAGGTACTGTTTGGTTTGAATTAGGAATCCTgatctcttacggctaagacctgctgccctttaaatatgagaggatcgTGGACGATTGAGAacatcaaccaatcgatcaaatcaATCTACTTTACCTTTCATTTTTTTGTCTAATTCCTGTAGTCTCGTTCTCTTTCCAATCTATATTGCTACATGTTCTTGATTCCAACAACCAAAGACAAGTCGCCGGCCATTTGCACTCTGACGGGGTCCCTCCCGAGAGTGGGTAACGACAAAGGTCTGGCGACACAGTATCACGACCGGGTATCCTAGGTGCTGCTCGTCGAATATTGCACACAAGGTACTCTGTGTGTTGGCATGGCAACTTTTCACGTCAACACAAAGGAAGATGCACTAACTTATGATGGAGGTGAAGTCTCCCTTTCTCGAAATATTGAGAAGGATGTAATGTCCTACTTTCATGTTGTGCAACTAGCAAAAGGTGTAGGCTTCAAGGATGGTGACACTCTGTTCCATGTTATTCCTAGTTGTAGTATTGAAGGTGGTATAGACTAGCTCACAGATGACAGATATGTTTCTGAAATAATGAAGTTCGCAAATCAAAACAACTATTTAGAGATTTACATTCAGTATAATGAACATGTTGTTAGTGGCTATCCAACAGTTAGTGACGCTACCCAACAAGACAGCACCATCCAGTCTGCATTTACCCAAGAACTTGAGGTTCAAAAGTAGATTGATGAAAGGATGAATCAATTGTTCCCTATGCTTACTAAATTTACTGAATTTAGCCGGGGTCAGATTGCGAAGACAACGCTTAAAAATTGGTCAGTATGTAGCAATGCTTAACCTGTTCTTTACCACTCCTGATGACTTCAAACCTGAGTTTATTTGTCAGGTGCTTCATTGTGGTAAATAAATGGTGTGTATACAGCTCTAGTGACCTATTATGTGTAGTATCCTGTAATAAATCTTTACATCGAAGGTCAATGGCAAAGCGTGGTTGAAACTTGCTATTTTTTTGTGATGTGTACTATGAGGTGGCATGCAGTCACTTAGAAGACTAAGTGGAAATTTTGTTGTAAATGATTATGTGCAGTTATGGAGTTTCTGTATCTAGTATGCTTTCATGAACAGATGTTTAAAAGCAAGCTTTGTCAATATTTTTGTTGTGTACATGCTGGCACTAGAAGTGATATGTACAAGCAGATTGATGAACAAATTAAGTTTTATTTTGTCGTATTGGCACGAGAAGTCATGCTGCTATGAGAGCTatgtaaccttttttttttatgatgaagGGTATTGTAGTCAACTAAAATGTTATTCCCAATTTTTATCCCAGTGCATGATAAATATTGGTATAGGAAAAGAATCTCATATCCCTATCCCAAACCTACCCCTTCATAACCCATCTCATTTCCCAATCTCTTTCCCACCCTCCATCTAAACGCCACCTTAAGATCTACAAAGTTTGGGAAGATACAAGCCCATAAGTGGCGACCAAAATCTAAGAAACAAGCATAGTTAGTTATGTTACGCGTATCCGCATCAGATACTCTACCTTCGTGATGAAAGGAACACACTGAGAAGGTGAGGAATTCGAGGACATACAGGCCGATGGGGTCGAGTTCTAGGCAAAGGAATATGTCAACCTAAACACCATGTCATAGGCTGGTGCTTCTCCGGACAACGCCTGTAGATAGATGGAAGACCGCTGTCGCTGGAAGTTAtcttagtgttttttttaagaacaccgggtccttttgtaatgaataTTATCGTTAGTTATTGGCactgttatgttatcacttataaAGTCACTACATATATAGAAATTTGATCCTGACATATATGTGGAATATATATGTTTTATTCTCTTGAAAACCAGATGTGACAAACCCCAAATTAATGTTTTATCCCCAGGGGTTCTATGTTAACCTCCTCAACCATTGACGAACCGGAAACAGTAGCATGTCCTCCTATAGTCGAAATTGGCTGATCAAACCTGATCCATGTTTTTCACCAAAAGCACTAGGGCCTTTTCGTTCTCCGCCTCCTCTGACTCGAGCTCTTTATCCAGCTCCACATTCAGACGCTTCCTAGCAGAACGATCCCTAACCATGAAAGCATTGGAGTGGATACCTTTCTTTCCTGGGGATGATTGCATCATCCCGTAGGTCTTCACCATGTACATTGGTAGTCCGGATACCCGGATCACCAGTGTATTGTTTTCTACTCCATATGTTTTTGCTTCTTCGATTTAGGTATGTATCCTGACCCAAAGGTCCCAGTGTTCGAAAACCCAGATTGCTAGATGATGATTTTGGCCTGGTTCCTCTGTTAGGTGGCACAAGCAAGAATTCACCATACTGTAGGTCCTTTGCTTCATGTTCTCCGTCGCCATATTCACCTGTCACACGACCCAGCACGCCACACTTCCCGTAGGCGTAGAAGCGTGGACGTTTTTCATATTTGACTCGGAACCCCTCTCTCCCTGGAGCAGCCGGTGCACTGCGCCGCCAGGTATCAACACGCAATATACGGATGAGGGGTTTACTGACAGCAACTCTCATACGGATACGAAGAAATTACCCCAACCGCAGTTGCCCTCATCTACTTCAACTTTGATAACATTCCCAACTCGATCACCGAGTTGTTCCCCAACACTTTTTTTATCATAAATGTGAGGGGAAGATCATATATAGATCCTGATCCAGACTGCCAGACGATTAAATACCATCGCCGAGGGCCTGGCAATTCCATCGTACTCCTCAATAAGGACTGCATTCCCTCGGAAGATCCAAGGGCCTTCCTCCATCACCTTTGTCCAGTCGCCCTTGCAGTAAAACTGGAGAACGAACAGGTTGTCGCCTAGGGCTTTGCAAGACTCCAGGCTTACCATCACTAAGTACAGTTCCACTGGAATGTACACATCACAAACCAGTATGCCAAGAAGGCGGTGTCCGGCTCACCTGTTTCCTTGACGTCGTCGTGGTCTCCTTCGTGTAGCCATTAAAGCTGATTCTGCCAAAACAAGGAGAAAGACAACCATCTTCTCGGCGTTCAAGAACGGGTCCCGCCAACTTGGCCTTCGGCGACGCACAGCGGCTGGGTCGCTGGGAGGCTCTCGTGTGAACGAATACGATCAGATAGGGGTACACTGGGCGCACAATCGGAACCACCGGACGCCTCCGGTTGGGGGAACCAGAGGGGAGCACGCAGCGAACGACCGGAACGCAGCGGTGCTCGACGGGACAACGACCGGGGGATGGTCGGTAAACGAAATATCGACCACCCCTTAGTTCTCTCATGCCAGTTCGATCGGATTTGTGCGGCCAGGATTGGCATGGGTAACTAAAAAAGGGGTACCCTCCTCTTCGTCGCTCATCTAGTGATACGTCGTCCGTTCAACGATTCATTGTGCTCCGACGGGCCGCGGCACTGGAGGACGGGAGGCGCGCGGACGCAGGGCCTTGTTGGTGGGATCCGTTCTTTCTAGCTAATCAGCCCAAGGAGGCAGTGGTCGTAGCGATAAGCATCTCCCCCGACGGCAGAGCAGAGCTTCGGAAGCAGCGTGGGACAATCCATGCGGCTATTGGACAAACCGAGTGACCTGACCGCTGTCTGCTGGAAGAGAGCACGCTTATCTAAGGATCATGTTGGCTTCTTTTTCGCAAGGAGCTTATAGGAGATACTGTGAGGCTGAATAGAGATGAAGAATAATGAAATTTAAGAAATAAGGTAGctgttaaagataaaaaaaaatagatgatattaTAAAAACTGTTAgtagatactgtaatagtgttgtATAAGacgaatttttagagtatttgTTGAAAATGATCTTACAAAATCATGACAGAGATGATCATGTGATGTTGAGCTGGTCATTGATTTGGTTGACAAAAGAGGTCGAGTTCGATCAGATGTCACATGCATTTGTGTTATGTGTGTCGCGTACGTGTTCGTACTTCGTACAAAGCAATGTCGTCGTCTCTCCCTACTTGCAGGACTCGCTACGTCGTGGCGTCccgacgcctcctcctccgcctcgcctTCAGCCGCCGCGTCACGCCCAACTCCATCCGCTGTCGCGCCCAAATCCGGCGGCCGCCGTCACGCCCGACTCGGGTCTCAGCTCCTggccttcctcttcctcttcgttCTCCAAAGTTTTCAGAAGGTGACTTGAATTTTTGTGCATCAGAAGCTTTTCAACTCACAAGTTTTTTTCCTCAGTCGAAAGGTTTTCGGCTTGAATTGAAAGCTATTTGTGTCGAATcgaaagtttattttttttgcagTGAACCGAAAGCTTTTCCCCCAAAGTCAAAAGTTCTCCCCCCAAGTCAAAAGTTTCTTCCTTTGAATCCAAAGCTTTTTGTTGCCTGCACTGGAAGTTTCTGCCCTTGAATCAAACTTTTTTGCCACAAATCGAAAGTTCTTGTTAACGAATCCAAAGCTCACAAATGTGAGAGGGGACCAGAACGGAGGCTATAATTGTGATGTTGAACTAAATACACgtctaaaaatatatgatgcGCCTAGCGTGTAACGATAAGTTGTGACAAACAATCAAACATTGTCTTAAACTCGAAGGCCAAGCGCTAACTAGTGCGTCCTAATATAGTTTGCTCGACTCTGAAAAAATGGTTTGCTcaaaaaaaagttcaaatgTGGTTTAATGGATTTCACACTCAATTTTGAAAACAAACTAAAATGTACCAAATTTAAACATGTTGAAACGGCACAAGACAACTCAAAGACTCCATTTGGAACGTATGAGTTTACATGAATCCGTACAATTCCCCACAACAATCTGACAAAATTCCCGTTCCGAATGAGGACTAATGTTTTTTCGTGACCTGCAAGATTT of Phragmites australis chromosome 3, lpPhrAust1.1, whole genome shotgun sequence contains these proteins:
- the LOC133911475 gene encoding uncharacterized protein LOC133911475 produces the protein MATVTPLTSSPLRGHLLQHRARRLHAKHQPHRRLAPLPRRLPRTARLYCACAPDGGGSEVSAPPAPPAAEEQAPQEQRQEEEFTLLAVNRSDFNEVIMVIDSPAARYLVLDQSRNVHSILPKTSVWTNSYWDEFVSLPAIVPRGPVALLGLGAGTAAHLMLKFWPWLQLVGWEIDPMIIELSRDYFGMSDLEKTTESGGSLSVRIGDALSPSAAIEGGFAGIVVDLFGDGKIIPQLQEVETWLQIAKKLMPDGRIIVNCGGADAAVSLTEDSSPSSWVQNPTIKALCSAFPGQLNWKRLSEKESVNYVALTGPLPDLDEWSASVPGELSAKVKQWVPCELA